A genomic window from Maridesulfovibrio sp. includes:
- a CDS encoding 2-oxoacid:acceptor oxidoreductase family protein yields the protein MKNQPLDRFEIRLSGLGGQGILTLGKVMGSGLALGHGYFVTQTQSYGPEARGGASRSDLVVSSDVISYPKAESLDLLIALSQEACNMYYRNLKPGGLLMIETDLVKQPPVNQFIGLPFTKLAKDKLGLIQAMNTIVLGAATYLLPFAQQRTMRKNLEEVLPAKIREVNVKAFNMGYREAKKNFGEPDRPWKTNSLIVSDEDSDYDSI from the coding sequence ATGAAAAATCAACCTCTGGACAGATTTGAAATCCGTCTTTCTGGTCTTGGCGGTCAGGGTATTCTGACACTTGGAAAGGTAATGGGGTCCGGTCTTGCTCTAGGGCATGGGTATTTTGTGACCCAGACTCAGAGTTACGGTCCTGAAGCCCGTGGTGGTGCCAGCCGTTCAGATCTGGTCGTCAGCTCTGATGTGATCAGTTATCCCAAGGCAGAATCTCTCGATTTGCTCATCGCACTTAGTCAGGAAGCTTGTAATATGTATTACCGTAACCTTAAACCCGGCGGCCTGCTTATGATTGAAACCGATCTGGTCAAACAGCCGCCTGTGAATCAGTTTATCGGTCTGCCATTTACAAAGCTTGCTAAAGACAAACTCGGCTTGATTCAGGCTATGAACACCATAGTGTTGGGTGCGGCAACCTACCTGCTTCCCTTTGCTCAGCAGAGGACTATGCGGAAGAATCTTGAGGAGGTGCTCCCTGCTAAAATCAGAGAAGTCAACGTTAAAGCCTTTAACATGGGTTACCGCGAAGCCAAGAAGAACTTTGGGGAGCCAGACAGGCCTTGGAAAACTAATTCGTTGATTGTTTCAGATGAAGATTCTGATTACGATTCCATTTAG
- a CDS encoding EAL domain-containing protein, whose translation MSENKAVPNRSFLKFKKGERSISRDLSACLVFALAVIIGLVTAYEYFGRSKMLHQEFEDKADNYIEQLAKSVTFPIWNFDMGSLKHVCSAYTQNEQFSKLKIVDMNGEVLFNFVRPGETEDNPIVRERDLYISKEKIGTIRMELTSRIYRRNLDWILFVSSLTFLTSVAVIYIITGFLIDYFIRNPIARLRKGMDKVAMGDFSDRFDEFQYIELLEIGSRFNRMTEEIASRESRLEEINKLLQGEIHMREKAALSLVKSEKRYRALVETTSEGFFMIDESLILLDVNPAFCTMIGLSREEMLGGNIGTVLGAVAADRFRVESNIGHRFELSFDNSNGRQVDIFINATNLFESENVKLTFAFVTDVSSFKMMEKALRASEEEYRTIAEYTFDWEMWIGPTGAVKYVSPSCERISGYPKAYFMEGPVRVEHILHKNDREFWLQALRGSFPSPDGTDMRLFRRDGLLRWVSLTGHQVFADDGTSLGLRISLRDITKRKFMEKQLQYEALHDPLTGLANRTLCCDRILQAVERSRRRENYFFAVIFMDLDRFKIINDSLGHNIGDKLLVEVSKRLLKTIRELDTVSRFGGDEFIVVLEELASPSEGIRIVRRIRDCLNGPAMIEGHKVNIAASYGVLLSPTEYDKPEEIIQNANVAMHQAKESGRDRIKVFNKRMLEQAVQAMQLESDLRAAMLAGNELFLDYQPIYSLQDQSVVGFEALIRWNHPNRGLVMPNEFIPMAEESGLIFELGSWVITEACRQMKSWQKSYDMVSGMLMSINISPRQFSQPTLVDNILSKLSEFDLPASNLKIEITETAIMERAKQSVDMLKRLKAAGVLVSIDDFGTGYSSMSNLQEFPLDQLKIDLSFVSKMNESIENLEIVRAIINLAHNLGLNVVAEGVENIEQQNALRDLGCEFGQGYLFSKPVSRMQVESFFKNEIELIT comes from the coding sequence ATGTCTGAAAACAAGGCCGTTCCCAACAGATCCTTTCTAAAATTTAAAAAAGGTGAGAGATCCATTTCCCGTGATCTTTCAGCCTGTCTTGTCTTTGCTTTGGCTGTTATTATCGGATTGGTAACGGCCTATGAATATTTCGGTCGATCCAAAATGCTGCATCAGGAGTTTGAGGATAAAGCCGATAACTACATTGAACAGCTTGCCAAATCGGTCACTTTTCCCATCTGGAATTTCGATATGGGGTCGCTGAAGCATGTATGTAGCGCGTATACCCAGAATGAGCAGTTTTCCAAGCTGAAAATTGTTGATATGAATGGTGAAGTGCTGTTCAATTTTGTCCGCCCGGGGGAGACTGAAGATAACCCTATTGTCCGCGAGCGGGATTTGTATATTTCCAAGGAAAAGATCGGCACCATCCGTATGGAGCTTACCAGCCGCATATACCGTCGCAACCTTGATTGGATTCTGTTTGTCTCCAGCCTTACCTTTCTGACTTCTGTCGCTGTCATCTACATAATTACCGGATTTTTAATCGATTATTTCATCCGTAATCCCATAGCGCGCCTGCGAAAGGGTATGGATAAGGTTGCGATGGGTGATTTTTCTGACCGCTTTGATGAATTTCAGTATATCGAACTGCTTGAAATAGGTTCCCGTTTCAACCGCATGACAGAAGAGATTGCCAGTCGCGAAAGCAGGCTTGAGGAGATTAATAAGCTCCTGCAGGGTGAAATCCACATGCGCGAAAAAGCAGCCCTGTCACTGGTGAAAAGTGAAAAACGTTACCGGGCATTAGTGGAAACCACATCGGAAGGTTTCTTCATGATTGATGAATCATTGATCCTGCTGGATGTTAACCCTGCCTTTTGTACCATGATCGGACTTAGCCGGGAAGAAATGCTTGGTGGTAATATCGGAACTGTACTTGGTGCGGTTGCGGCTGATAGATTTCGTGTTGAAAGTAACATCGGGCACCGTTTCGAGCTCAGCTTTGATAACAGCAACGGCCGGCAGGTTGATATTTTTATTAATGCCACCAACCTGTTCGAAAGTGAGAATGTGAAGCTGACCTTTGCTTTCGTGACCGATGTTTCAAGCTTTAAAATGATGGAGAAGGCTCTTCGGGCCTCCGAAGAGGAATACCGCACTATCGCCGAGTATACTTTTGACTGGGAGATGTGGATAGGGCCTACAGGTGCCGTGAAGTATGTCAGCCCATCGTGTGAGCGGATCTCAGGTTATCCCAAAGCTTATTTTATGGAAGGTCCTGTGCGGGTTGAGCATATCCTGCATAAGAATGACCGTGAATTCTGGCTGCAGGCTTTACGAGGCAGTTTTCCTTCTCCCGATGGAACTGATATGCGTCTTTTCCGCCGGGACGGACTCCTGCGCTGGGTTTCCCTTACCGGTCATCAGGTCTTCGCCGATGATGGAACTTCCCTCGGGCTAAGGATTTCCCTGCGTGATATTACCAAACGCAAGTTTATGGAAAAACAACTGCAATATGAAGCTCTGCATGATCCGCTGACCGGACTGGCAAACCGCACCCTTTGTTGTGACCGTATTTTACAGGCCGTGGAACGTTCACGCCGTCGTGAAAATTATTTTTTTGCAGTTATCTTTATGGATTTGGACCGGTTTAAAATTATAAATGACAGTCTTGGACATAATATCGGAGACAAGCTGCTGGTAGAAGTTTCCAAACGGCTGCTGAAAACTATTCGTGAGCTGGACACGGTGTCCCGATTTGGCGGTGATGAGTTTATTGTTGTTCTTGAGGAACTGGCTTCTCCAAGCGAGGGCATAAGAATTGTACGCCGTATCAGGGATTGTCTGAACGGTCCTGCTATGATTGAAGGCCATAAGGTCAATATCGCAGCCAGTTATGGTGTACTGCTCAGTCCTACCGAGTACGATAAACCGGAAGAGATTATTCAGAACGCAAACGTAGCCATGCATCAGGCAAAGGAATCCGGGCGCGACAGGATTAAGGTTTTCAACAAACGAATGTTGGAGCAGGCTGTTCAGGCTATGCAGCTTGAAAGCGACCTCCGGGCTGCCATGCTTGCAGGAAACGAACTTTTTCTTGATTACCAGCCAATTTATTCCTTGCAGGATCAGAGTGTCGTCGGGTTTGAGGCATTAATCCGCTGGAATCATCCAAACCGCGGGTTGGTCATGCCGAATGAGTTTATTCCCATGGCTGAAGAGTCCGGTCTTATCTTTGAGCTTGGCAGCTGGGTCATCACCGAGGCATGTCGGCAGATGAAGAGCTGGCAGAAATCTTATGACATGGTGTCTGGTATGCTTATGTCCATTAATATTTCGCCACGCCAGTTTTCACAGCCCACATTGGTTGATAATATTCTTTCCAAGTTAAGTGAATTTGATCTCCCTGCATCCAATCTCAAGATTGAAATTACCGAGACAGCAATCATGGAACGGGCCAAGCAGTCTGTGGATATGCTTAAGCGGCTTAAGGCTGCCGGGGTACTGGTTTCTATTGATGATTTTGGAACAGGTTATTCATCTATGAGCAACCTTCAGGAGTTTCCTCTTGATCAGCTAAAGATTGACCTAAGCTTTGTGAGCAAGATGAACGAATCCATCGAGAACCTTGAAATCGTCAGGGCAATTATTAATCTTGCGCATAACTTAGGCTTAAATGTTGTAGCTGAGGGAGTCGAAAATATTGAGCAGCAGAATGCGCTGCGTGATCTCGGTTGTGAATTCGGGCAGGGATATTTGTTCTCAAAGCCGGTTAGCCGCATGCAAGTTGAGTCTTTTTTTAAGAATGAGATTGAATTGATAACGTAA
- the deoC gene encoding deoxyribose-phosphate aldolase has protein sequence MDKIDKLASYIDHTLLNVSAVPADIEQLCKEAIEYDFAAVCVHPVYIALAAELLSGKKTKVCSVIGFPSGSTLPEVKMLEAMRSVEKGVQELDMVVNIGALKAGDRKAFMHDILMTVEGAGGVPIKAIIETGLLDDDQKKLACDLAVTAGASFVKTCTGFAPGCACSDDIKLMRSVVGDAVGVKASGGIKTYEQAIELIDAGASRLGTSASLAIMRR, from the coding sequence ATGGACAAAATAGACAAACTAGCTTCGTACATTGATCATACTTTATTAAACGTATCGGCGGTTCCTGCTGATATTGAGCAGCTTTGTAAAGAGGCTATTGAATATGATTTTGCAGCTGTTTGTGTCCATCCTGTTTACATTGCCCTTGCTGCGGAATTGCTTTCGGGGAAAAAAACAAAGGTCTGTTCTGTAATCGGTTTTCCTTCTGGATCGACTCTTCCGGAAGTGAAAATGCTTGAAGCCATGCGTTCGGTGGAGAAGGGTGTCCAGGAATTGGATATGGTAGTCAATATCGGTGCTTTGAAGGCCGGTGACCGTAAAGCTTTTATGCATGATATTTTAATGACAGTCGAAGGGGCCGGTGGAGTTCCGATAAAAGCTATCATCGAAACAGGCCTTCTTGATGATGACCAGAAGAAACTTGCATGTGATCTTGCGGTGACAGCAGGAGCTTCTTTTGTTAAAACCTGCACCGGATTTGCCCCCGGATGTGCGTGTTCAGATGACATAAAACTTATGCGTTCCGTTGTTGGGGATGCCGTTGGGGTAAAAGCCAGTGGGGGCATTAAAACTTATGAACAGGCGATAGAACTTATAGACGCTGGTGCAAGCAGACTTGGTACTTCAGCGTCTCTTGCAATAATGAGGAGATAG
- a CDS encoding 2-oxoacid:acceptor oxidoreductase subunit alpha: MARPRKKRNKEIFALGNEAVVEGALLAGCTFYGGYPITPSSEIMEIMAQRLPLIPNGAFIQMEDEIGGLGSVIGASLAGRKAMTATSGPGFSLMQEHLGYGCITETPLVIVNVMRGGPSTGLPTSPAQGDVQQARWGTHGDHSIIVLSASNVQECLDNTIEAFNLAEKYRTPVILLIDEITAHTREKIIIPNEDEFEVFNRIVPTMPPEWYKPYEETVRGVPPMPSIGSGYRFHVTGLTHDTNGFPTSRPDEVRELNERLFRKIDQFLHDVQLVDEVSTEDAEVVVIAYGTVARSAELAVKQARELGVKAGLLKLSTLFPYPRKATEKIMAKAHTLIVPEMNMGQISREVKRVNNGQVSVRTINKVDGQIITPAEILKVLTRV, translated from the coding sequence ATGGCCAGACCTAGAAAAAAAAGAAATAAAGAGATTTTCGCTCTGGGCAACGAAGCTGTTGTTGAAGGTGCTTTGCTGGCAGGCTGTACCTTTTATGGCGGTTATCCAATCACTCCTTCATCCGAGATAATGGAGATTATGGCCCAGCGGTTACCGCTGATTCCCAACGGTGCATTCATTCAGATGGAAGATGAAATCGGCGGGCTTGGCTCAGTCATAGGCGCGTCACTGGCTGGAAGGAAAGCCATGACTGCTACTTCCGGCCCGGGGTTTTCGCTCATGCAGGAACATCTGGGATATGGATGTATTACTGAAACACCGTTGGTAATTGTCAATGTCATGCGCGGCGGACCCAGTACCGGTCTTCCTACATCTCCGGCGCAGGGTGATGTGCAGCAGGCGCGTTGGGGAACACACGGTGACCATTCCATCATAGTTCTCTCCGCTTCCAATGTTCAGGAATGTCTTGATAACACTATTGAGGCTTTTAACCTTGCGGAGAAGTACCGCACCCCGGTAATTCTTCTTATTGATGAGATTACTGCCCACACGCGTGAAAAGATAATCATCCCTAACGAGGATGAGTTTGAGGTCTTCAACCGCATTGTTCCGACAATGCCTCCGGAATGGTATAAACCCTATGAGGAGACTGTGCGCGGTGTACCTCCCATGCCTTCTATCGGTTCCGGTTACCGTTTCCATGTTACAGGTTTAACCCATGACACCAACGGTTTCCCGACTTCACGTCCTGATGAAGTTCGTGAACTGAATGAGCGTCTCTTCCGTAAGATTGACCAGTTCCTGCATGATGTGCAGCTGGTTGATGAAGTAAGTACTGAAGATGCTGAAGTTGTTGTCATTGCATACGGAACGGTGGCGCGTTCTGCTGAGCTGGCGGTGAAACAAGCCCGTGAGCTCGGCGTTAAGGCCGGGCTGCTCAAGCTTTCAACCCTGTTCCCTTATCCGCGCAAGGCAACAGAAAAGATTATGGCCAAAGCGCACACATTGATTGTTCCGGAAATGAACATGGGCCAGATATCCAGAGAAGTGAAAAGGGTCAATAACGGCCAGGTAAGTGTTCGGACCATCAATAAGGTGGACGGGCAGATCATTACCCCGGCTGAAATCCTCAAAGTCTTAACACGGGTGTAG
- a CDS encoding precorrin-8X methylmutase — MSGKVELMAVAKPGDIEKKSFEIIDSEVPEPRRFSGIKWQITRRMVHTTADFELIDLVRFHPGAVESGLDALRSGCLIATDTEMARCGIPLRRMNPLGCSVRCLMNDADVIAAAKRNSTTRAQAAMELAADIMQPEIHVIGNAPTALIRLVQLVEEGRMAPPALVVGMPVGFVNAAESKALLMSSSIPFISIEGRKGGSALGACVINALAEVVLGERELSADI; from the coding sequence TTGTCAGGGAAAGTAGAACTAATGGCCGTGGCCAAGCCCGGAGATATTGAAAAAAAATCATTTGAAATAATAGATAGTGAAGTGCCGGAGCCTCGCAGGTTTTCCGGTATAAAATGGCAGATCACAAGGCGTATGGTGCATACCACCGCTGATTTTGAATTGATTGATCTGGTTCGCTTTCATCCTGGAGCTGTTGAATCCGGGCTTGATGCCTTGCGATCGGGCTGTCTTATTGCCACTGATACCGAAATGGCCCGGTGCGGTATTCCTTTGCGCCGAATGAACCCCTTGGGATGCAGCGTTCGTTGCCTTATGAATGATGCAGATGTCATTGCTGCTGCTAAGCGTAACTCCACGACACGGGCGCAAGCCGCCATGGAGCTTGCGGCTGATATCATGCAGCCCGAAATTCATGTGATTGGTAATGCCCCTACTGCATTGATCCGGCTTGTCCAGCTCGTGGAAGAGGGCAGGATGGCTCCTCCTGCCCTGGTTGTAGGTATGCCTGTGGGATTTGTTAACGCAGCTGAGTCCAAGGCCTTGCTCATGAGTTCTTCTATCCCGTTTATCAGTATTGAAGGTCGTAAGGGAGGGTCTGCTTTGGGGGCATGCGTCATAAATGCACTGGCTGAAGTTGTCCTTGGCGAACGGGAACTGTCCGCTGATATCTGA
- a CDS encoding 4Fe-4S binding protein: MSVKRKGNSTVTIFPDWCKGCGICAAFCPAKVMELNDQGKAVVVREEECINCGFCELHCPDFAIMVSPKVDDEIPAVCRAVLEKSVRKNDKPAVSDDAADKIASGKQKG, translated from the coding sequence ATGAGTGTCAAACGTAAGGGAAATAGTACAGTTACGATTTTCCCGGACTGGTGTAAGGGATGCGGTATCTGCGCAGCCTTCTGTCCGGCAAAAGTCATGGAATTGAACGATCAGGGAAAAGCTGTCGTCGTCAGGGAAGAAGAATGTATAAATTGCGGTTTCTGTGAGCTTCATTGCCCGGATTTCGCAATTATGGTTAGTCCCAAAGTTGATGATGAGATTCCTGCGGTATGCAGGGCTGTTCTCGAAAAGTCCGTCCGGAAAAACGATAAGCCTGCGGTGTCTGACGATGCTGCTGACAAAATCGCTTCCGGTAAGCAAAAGGGATAA
- a CDS encoding 2-oxoacid:ferredoxin oxidoreductase subunit beta: MADMKGTQLIHEYLRHNKKFPHVFCAGCGHGIVLGSLIRSIHGLGLSKDEVCVVAGIGCSGRLAAYVDFNTVHTTHGRALTFATGIKMAKPNMHVIVVMGDGDSMAIGGNHLIHAARRNIGVTALILNNNIYGMTGGQCSPTTPAGSFSMTTPLGQMEQSFDCVELCTAAKANYVARGTVFHVKKLDKMIMDGISNPGFGVVEILTPCHTQYGRKNKYRTPVDMYKMLKKDVIDIDRYNQLSEAEKAQKVPSGIFVQKDEPGLEEKFYEMAAHCQGGV; the protein is encoded by the coding sequence ATGGCTGATATGAAAGGTACACAACTCATTCATGAGTACTTAAGGCATAATAAGAAGTTTCCGCATGTTTTCTGTGCCGGTTGCGGGCATGGAATTGTCCTTGGGTCATTGATCCGTTCCATCCATGGTCTCGGGCTTTCCAAAGACGAGGTCTGTGTGGTCGCCGGGATCGGTTGTTCCGGAAGGTTGGCGGCATATGTTGATTTTAACACAGTACATACTACCCATGGGCGTGCGTTGACTTTTGCTACCGGAATTAAGATGGCAAAGCCCAATATGCATGTAATCGTTGTTATGGGGGATGGTGACTCCATGGCAATCGGCGGTAACCATTTGATTCATGCCGCACGCAGAAACATAGGTGTTACCGCGCTGATATTGAACAATAACATCTACGGTATGACTGGCGGACAGTGTTCTCCGACAACTCCGGCCGGTTCTTTTTCCATGACCACGCCTCTGGGACAGATGGAGCAGAGTTTTGACTGTGTGGAGCTCTGTACAGCGGCCAAAGCCAATTACGTAGCCCGTGGCACCGTATTCCATGTGAAAAAACTTGATAAAATGATCATGGATGGCATCAGTAACCCCGGTTTCGGTGTGGTGGAGATTCTGACTCCCTGCCATACCCAGTATGGTCGCAAGAATAAATACAGAACTCCGGTGGACATGTATAAGATGCTCAAGAAAGATGTCATCGACATTGACCGCTACAACCAATTAAGTGAAGCGGAAAAAGCCCAAAAGGTTCCTTCCGGCATATTCGTTCAGAAGGACGAACCGGGGCTGGAAGAAAAGTTTTATGAAATGGCCGCACATTGTCAGGGAGGTGTATAA
- a CDS encoding CatA-like O-acetyltransferase encodes MNTDALKTKSKMEFLDLSTWERSEHFNFFQSLCTSRYGFTVQQDVSELCNFRIKQQENGTKLRFSDMLYYLATRAANEIPEFRTRIVSGKPAIFDVIHPAFTYIPEGRNLHANCLCSLGRDFRETATNIEIARQTADKTPTLTPEGGEKPNLFYFSIVNGVAFTSASNPWGDCTVDSVPRILFGHITENDSGRKTMPVAVEALHGLIDGKHFGEFFQKFDLMCKEPEKYLK; translated from the coding sequence ATGAACACTGACGCATTAAAAACTAAAAGCAAAATGGAATTTCTTGACCTCTCAACATGGGAAAGATCCGAACACTTCAACTTTTTTCAATCTCTATGTACCAGCCGCTATGGCTTCACCGTACAGCAAGACGTAAGCGAGCTTTGCAATTTCCGCATCAAACAACAGGAAAACGGCACTAAGTTGCGTTTTTCCGACATGCTGTATTATCTTGCGACCCGCGCGGCCAACGAAATACCAGAATTCAGAACCCGCATAGTAAGCGGCAAACCAGCTATTTTCGATGTCATCCACCCCGCCTTCACCTACATTCCGGAAGGACGCAACCTGCACGCCAACTGTCTTTGCAGCTTGGGACGCGACTTTCGTGAGACAGCAACCAACATCGAAATCGCGCGCCAGACCGCAGACAAGACACCTACCCTCACTCCCGAAGGCGGAGAAAAACCCAACCTGTTCTATTTCAGCATTGTGAACGGGGTTGCTTTCACCTCTGCAAGCAACCCGTGGGGAGATTGTACTGTTGATTCCGTTCCCCGCATCCTGTTCGGCCATATTACTGAAAATGATTCAGGCAGAAAAACCATGCCCGTTGCAGTTGAAGCCCTGCACGGTCTTATAGACGGCAAACATTTCGGAGAATTTTTCCAGAAATTCGATTTAATGTGTAAGGAACCGGAGAAATATTTAAAATAA
- a CDS encoding ABC transporter substrate-binding protein, producing the protein MRRLSIIVAMVLAMALCASVAMADKLQEVKARGVLMCGVKDAVVPFGYIDEDSKKLVGLDIDICNYIAKELGVKAEFKPVTSATRIPMVVQGSIDLAAATMTHKIARDDTIDFSITYFMDGQKLLVKKGSGINSVADLKGKKVGTAKGSTSEQNIMAAQPDCKVLSFEGYPQAMLALKQGKVKAVTTDSTILLGLKNSDPNPEKWEIVGEFISPEPYGIGLPENESNFRDAVNTALIKMWKSGDYKKAYNKWFGPDTKYYLPLTWNMEVWP; encoded by the coding sequence ATGAGAAGACTTTCTATTATTGTAGCTATGGTTTTGGCGATGGCCCTTTGCGCATCCGTTGCAATGGCCGACAAACTTCAGGAAGTAAAAGCACGCGGCGTACTCATGTGCGGTGTTAAAGACGCAGTTGTACCTTTCGGTTATATCGATGAAGACAGCAAGAAGCTTGTCGGACTGGATATCGACATCTGTAATTACATCGCTAAAGAACTGGGTGTAAAAGCTGAGTTCAAGCCTGTAACTTCCGCCACCAGAATTCCCATGGTTGTCCAGGGCTCCATTGACCTCGCGGCTGCAACCATGACTCACAAAATCGCACGTGACGACACCATCGACTTCTCCATCACTTACTTCATGGATGGTCAGAAACTGCTCGTCAAGAAGGGTTCCGGTATTAACTCTGTCGCTGACCTGAAAGGCAAGAAAGTCGGTACTGCAAAAGGTTCCACTTCCGAGCAGAACATAATGGCAGCACAGCCTGATTGTAAGGTACTGTCTTTCGAAGGTTATCCTCAGGCAATGCTCGCACTCAAGCAGGGTAAAGTTAAAGCGGTTACCACTGACTCCACCATTCTTCTCGGTCTCAAAAACTCCGACCCCAACCCTGAAAAATGGGAAATCGTAGGAGAGTTCATCTCCCCCGAGCCTTACGGTATCGGTCTGCCCGAGAACGAATCCAACTTCCGCGATGCTGTTAACACCGCACTGATCAAAATGTGGAAGAGCGGCGATTACAAAAAAGCATACAACAAATGGTTTGGTCCTGACACCAAATACTACCTGCCTCTGACCTGGAACATGGAAGTTTGGCCCTAA
- a CDS encoding amino acid ABC transporter permease — MNYQFDWNLVLSGQYAQWIIDGVKITLQISAVSIVFTMLLGTAVAVMRMSKFKPLEWFSFAFVEFFRNTPLLIQIFFWYFGSYAILPEPVNEWLYDHDFEFAAGVISLTVYTAAFVAEEIRAGINSIPKNQLEASRATGLSFLQAYRYVILPQAFRIIVPPLISQSLNLIKNSSLVMTIGVMDLTYMARQIESYTFHGFEAFTVATVIYLCISLVVSLMINMYNKHFLLQIKY, encoded by the coding sequence TTGAATTATCAGTTTGATTGGAATCTGGTTCTCAGCGGACAGTACGCGCAGTGGATTATCGACGGGGTTAAAATTACCCTGCAGATCTCAGCGGTATCTATCGTATTCACTATGCTTCTTGGTACAGCTGTCGCAGTTATGCGAATGTCCAAGTTCAAGCCTCTGGAGTGGTTCAGTTTCGCGTTTGTCGAATTCTTTCGTAACACGCCTTTGCTGATCCAGATCTTTTTTTGGTATTTCGGTTCATACGCTATTCTCCCTGAACCGGTGAATGAATGGCTTTATGATCATGATTTCGAATTTGCGGCCGGGGTAATTTCCCTGACCGTTTATACGGCTGCATTTGTGGCTGAGGAAATCAGGGCCGGAATCAACTCCATTCCCAAGAACCAGCTGGAAGCTTCCCGCGCGACCGGGCTTTCTTTTCTGCAGGCTTATCGCTATGTCATACTGCCGCAGGCTTTCAGGATAATTGTACCTCCTCTGATCTCACAGTCTCTGAACCTTATCAAAAACTCGTCACTTGTCATGACGATCGGGGTTATGGACCTCACCTATATGGCCCGTCAGATTGAATCATACACTTTTCATGGGTTCGAGGCTTTTACCGTGGCGACCGTTATCTATCTGTGTATCTCTTTGGTCGTGTCGCTCATGATCAATATGTATAATAAGCATTTCCTGCTGCAAATTAAATATTAG
- a CDS encoding amino acid ABC transporter permease, with the protein MQWDVVWNNFDYFLWGAFPNGPIGGLAASIILAMLGIFGAFWIGLAAGLMRLSRNWAVKSVSVVYIEVIRGVPLLMLIFWFYFLAPVVLGKPLPEFHCALIAFIVFTGAYIGEIVKAGVQALPRGQMEAARGTGLSHVQAMRYVILPQALRNMIPSFVNQFVSLTKDTSLAYIIGVNELTRTATQVNNRTLSAPTEIFITIAILYFIVCYVLTWTSRRMEAHMAKYQARDR; encoded by the coding sequence GTGCAATGGGATGTAGTTTGGAACAATTTTGATTATTTTTTATGGGGCGCCTTTCCTAATGGACCCATCGGCGGTCTCGCTGCCAGTATTATTCTGGCTATGCTTGGCATATTCGGAGCCTTCTGGATTGGTCTTGCAGCGGGTTTAATGCGTCTTTCGCGTAATTGGGCCGTCAAATCAGTATCTGTCGTTTATATTGAGGTTATACGCGGTGTTCCGCTTTTGATGCTGATTTTCTGGTTTTATTTTTTGGCTCCTGTCGTTCTGGGTAAACCCCTGCCGGAATTTCACTGTGCCTTGATAGCATTTATTGTTTTTACCGGGGCTTATATTGGTGAAATTGTAAAAGCGGGTGTTCAGGCTCTTCCCAGAGGGCAGATGGAAGCAGCAAGAGGAACCGGGCTGTCGCATGTGCAGGCTATGCGATATGTTATCCTTCCGCAGGCTTTGCGAAACATGATTCCGTCATTCGTAAACCAGTTCGTTTCCCTGACCAAGGATACTTCGCTGGCATATATCATCGGAGTTAATGAATTGACCCGTACTGCTACACAGGTGAATAACAGAACATTGTCAGCGCCTACCGAGATATTTATCACGATTGCGATTTTATATTTTATTGTATGCTACGTTCTGACATGGACAAGCCGTCGTATGGAAGCGCATATGGCCAAGTATCAGGCTAGAGACCGGTAG